A region from the Mucilaginibacter sp. CSA2-8R genome encodes:
- a CDS encoding metallophosphoesterase family protein: protein MKTYAIISDIHGNSLALQAVLKDIASREANQIINLGDHVFGALESEQTAKLIRQVPMLCISGNTDREILENLDKSSDKENMERVKADLSAESVEWLKQLPPTTVCDDLFFVCHGTPDSDVEYLLEEVTPHGVFIYNDDELVRKTEQVSQRIILCGHSHVNRLVYLSNNKIILNPGSVGLPAYLGNGKHRFAMESMTPHAKYTLVKVDGDNINIEMIHCAYDWNTASTAAKANGSEKWAQFLLYGRMPKDLRVGE, encoded by the coding sequence ATGAAAACTTATGCTATTATCTCCGATATACATGGAAACTCGCTGGCCTTGCAGGCAGTGTTGAAAGATATTGCATCGCGCGAGGCTAACCAGATTATTAATTTAGGTGATCATGTATTTGGCGCATTAGAATCCGAACAAACCGCAAAATTGATTAGGCAGGTACCCATGTTATGCATCAGCGGTAACACTGACCGGGAAATATTGGAAAACCTGGATAAGTCGTCCGACAAAGAAAATATGGAACGGGTAAAGGCAGACTTGTCTGCCGAGAGTGTGGAATGGCTAAAGCAATTACCGCCTACTACTGTTTGCGATGATTTATTTTTTGTTTGCCACGGTACACCCGATAGCGATGTTGAATACCTTTTAGAAGAGGTGACTCCACATGGTGTATTTATTTATAACGATGACGAACTGGTACGGAAAACAGAACAGGTAAGCCAGCGCATTATTTTATGCGGGCACTCACATGTTAATCGCCTGGTATACTTATCTAACAATAAAATTATACTCAACCCAGGTAGTGTAGGATTGCCGGCTTATCTGGGTAACGGCAAGCATCGTTTTGCCATGGAATCGATGACACCGCATGCCAAATATACACTGGTGAAAGTTGATGGAGACAACATCAACATCGAGATGATTCACTGCGCGTACGATTGGAATACGGCCTCTACAGCAGCCAAAGCTAATGGAAGCGAAAAGTGGGCGCAGTTTTTATTATACGGCCGTATGCCCAAGGATTTAAGGGTAGGAGAGTAG
- a CDS encoding OmpA family protein translates to MKIKYYLPALLLGAATMHSCKVMSPKAYNALIAGRDSLQNRTNSLEAELARLQGDTARLHREMAGLQKNYNALNTSYNTNSTQLSKLSGDLQKREARLREVEDILRKRDEATNALKNKLQQALLGFQQSGLSVDIKNGKVYVSLTDKLLFPSGSIVIDDKGKQALKQLAGVLNKETDINLAIEGHTDNQRVVNLGQIKDNWDLSVLRATSVSRYLTEVEKIDPQRITATGKGEFQPIDPANTPEARSKNRRIEIVLTPKLDELYNLINPPAAK, encoded by the coding sequence ATGAAAATTAAATACTACCTACCCGCGCTTTTGCTGGGTGCCGCAACCATGCACTCGTGTAAGGTAATGTCGCCCAAAGCTTATAATGCTTTAATTGCCGGGCGCGACTCGCTACAAAACCGTACCAACAGTTTAGAAGCAGAGCTGGCCCGTTTACAAGGAGACACTGCCCGCCTGCACCGCGAGATGGCCGGTTTGCAAAAAAATTATAATGCGCTTAACACCAGTTATAATACTAACTCTACACAACTAAGTAAGCTATCCGGAGATTTGCAGAAACGCGAAGCCCGCCTACGCGAAGTAGAAGATATTTTGCGTAAACGCGATGAAGCCACTAATGCTTTAAAAAATAAGCTTCAACAAGCTTTGCTCGGTTTCCAGCAAAGCGGACTTTCGGTTGATATTAAAAACGGTAAAGTTTATGTATCCTTGACTGATAAGTTGCTTTTCCCGTCAGGAAGTATTGTGATTGACGACAAAGGTAAGCAGGCTTTAAAACAGCTGGCTGGCGTGCTCAACAAAGAAACCGATATTAACTTAGCTATTGAAGGCCATACCGATAATCAACGTGTGGTAAACTTGGGGCAGATTAAAGATAATTGGGATTTGAGCGTACTTCGTGCTACTTCGGTAAGCCGCTATTTAACCGAAGTAGAAAAGATCGATCCGCAACGTATTACGGCAACTGGTAAAGGAGAATTTCAACCCATTGATCCGGCTAATACGCCCGAAGCTCGTTCTAAAAATCGCCGTATTGAAATTGTACTTACTCCAAAGTTAGACGAACTTTATAACCTGATTAACCCCCCGGCAGCAAAATAA
- a CDS encoding cytochrome c oxidase subunit 3, translating to MSTTAVTSPIDEVKTTPWAGGRSPFSVEYGKMMMWFFLLSDAFTFSSLLIAYGALRFSSTSWPAADRIFQSVPGMIEHGAPLVFVGIMTFILIMSSVTMVLGVEAGHRGARKEVAGWLVATVIGGFMFLGCQALEWNHLFSEGFSWGKIPHEIGEFFPEGVAPSTVYTQQFANLFFTITGFHGFHVFSGVIINIIILINVLAGTYDRRGSYLMVEKVGLYWHFVDLVWVFVFTFFYLV from the coding sequence ATGAGTACAACAGCGGTTACATCACCTATAGATGAAGTGAAAACAACGCCATGGGCTGGCGGACGGTCGCCGTTTTCGGTTGAATACGGCAAAATGATGATGTGGTTTTTCCTGTTATCAGATGCATTTACTTTTTCATCCTTACTGATTGCTTACGGTGCATTGCGTTTCAGCTCAACCAGCTGGCCAGCTGCTGATCGTATATTCCAATCGGTACCGGGTATGATTGAGCATGGTGCTCCATTAGTGTTTGTAGGTATAATGACCTTCATCCTTATTATGAGCTCTGTAACTATGGTATTAGGCGTTGAGGCCGGACACCGTGGCGCTCGTAAAGAAGTTGCCGGCTGGTTGGTTGCTACAGTAATCGGCGGTTTTATGTTTCTGGGTTGCCAGGCGTTAGAGTGGAACCACTTATTTTCTGAAGGTTTTAGCTGGGGTAAAATTCCTCACGAGATAGGCGAGTTTTTCCCTGAAGGTGTTGCTCCTTCAACTGTCTACACCCAACAGTTTGCAAACTTGTTCTTCACTATAACTGGTTTTCACGGTTTCCACGTATTCAGCGGGGTAATTATTAATATTATTATTTTAATTAACGTTTTAGCTGGCACTTACGATCGTCGTGGTAGCTACCTGATGGTTGAAAAGGTTGGTTTATACTGGCACTTTGTAGACCTTGTTTGGGTATTCGTGTTTACATTCTTCTATTTAGTTTAA
- a CDS encoding SCO family protein: MPGFLYYLLTQKGKNRYKPLPFYGTKEVAKTGHRYHGKYIPDTIYHKIGDFKLTNQLGQAVTPKDFEYKIFVVNFFYTHGPAVTEAMKKNIDRLAGAYRKNRMVKFVSITVDPARDNVQALQAYAKPLGYAASKWMFLTGDTTTTYNLARKGFLVDAVKSDDEFIFSNKLILVDAEKRIRGYYDGTSIAETARLNDEIKVQIAEELRKIKAPD; the protein is encoded by the coding sequence GTGCCGGGATTTTTATATTATTTGCTAACCCAAAAGGGTAAAAACCGTTACAAACCCTTGCCATTTTACGGCACTAAAGAGGTTGCCAAAACGGGCCATCGTTATCATGGTAAGTATATACCTGATACTATTTATCACAAGATAGGAGATTTCAAATTAACTAACCAGTTAGGGCAGGCAGTTACACCTAAAGATTTTGAATACAAGATTTTTGTAGTCAACTTCTTTTACACTCATGGGCCGGCTGTAACCGAAGCCATGAAAAAAAATATTGACCGTTTGGCGGGTGCCTATCGCAAAAACCGGATGGTAAAGTTTGTAAGCATCACCGTTGATCCAGCTCGGGATAACGTTCAGGCGCTGCAAGCTTATGCTAAGCCATTGGGGTATGCTGCCAGTAAATGGATGTTTTTAACAGGTGATACTACTACTACTTATAATTTAGCGCGTAAGGGCTTTTTGGTAGATGCCGTTAAGTCGGATGATGAGTTCATTTTTAGTAATAAACTTATACTTGTTGATGCCGAAAAGCGTATTCGCGGTTATTACGATGGCACCTCAATAGCAGAGACTGCGCGGTTAAACGACGAAATTAAAGTGCAGATTGCCGAAGAATTGCGTAAAATTAAAGCTCCTGATTGA
- a CDS encoding cytochrome C oxidase subunit IV family protein, whose protein sequence is MSSETHHTQEHDHAEHDTMSRKKIWQVFFVLLGITVIEFIIALYLVPKGIVPLTIANPIYIVLTLAKAFYIVAYFMHLKFEKIGLMYSIIVPTLFIIGLILVLTNESHHWVDLR, encoded by the coding sequence ATGTCGTCAGAAACACATCATACACAAGAACACGATCATGCAGAGCATGACACCATGAGCCGTAAAAAAATATGGCAGGTGTTTTTTGTACTGTTAGGTATAACAGTTATTGAGTTTATCATTGCGCTGTATCTGGTACCTAAAGGTATCGTACCTTTAACCATTGCTAATCCTATTTATATCGTTTTAACCTTAGCTAAAGCATTCTACATTGTAGCGTACTTTATGCACTTAAAGTTCGAGAAAATAGGCCTGATGTACTCGATTATTGTTCCTACACTATTCATTATCGGTCTCATCCTGGTGCTTACCAACGAAAGCCACCATTGGGTGGACTTAAGGTAA
- the rfbC gene encoding dTDP-4-dehydrorhamnose 3,5-epimerase, which produces MNVTTTAIEGLLIIEPRIFKDDRGYFYESYSKQKFEDAGIHADFIQDNQSFSQKGILRGLHGQANPHAQGKLVRVIQGRVLDVAVDIRKNSPTYGQHVTVELSGDNHKQLWIPAGFLHGFATLEDDTIFTYKVTNYYNKESEIGVIWNDPALAIGWGINETEVQLSAKDELLPSFADFKSPF; this is translated from the coding sequence ATGAATGTTACCACTACAGCCATTGAAGGCTTGTTGATTATAGAACCTCGCATTTTTAAAGACGACCGCGGATATTTTTACGAAAGCTACAGCAAACAAAAATTTGAAGATGCCGGCATCCACGCCGATTTTATTCAGGACAATCAATCATTTTCGCAAAAAGGCATACTAAGAGGTTTACATGGCCAAGCTAACCCTCATGCACAGGGCAAACTGGTTCGCGTTATACAAGGCCGGGTTTTAGATGTAGCGGTTGATATTCGTAAAAACTCGCCAACTTACGGTCAGCATGTTACTGTAGAATTAAGCGGTGATAATCATAAACAGTTGTGGATACCAGCCGGCTTTTTACATGGCTTTGCTACGCTTGAGGACGATACTATTTTTACTTATAAGGTAACTAACTATTATAACAAAGAATCAGAGATCGGTGTTATCTGGAATGATCCTGCACTGGCTATTGGCTGGGGCATAAATGAAACCGAAGTACAGTTATCCGCAAAAGATGAACTATTGCCATCGTTTGCAGATTTTAAAAGCCCTTTTTAA
- a CDS encoding DUF983 domain-containing protein has protein sequence MLQARCPRCRRGKMFKGAMYSFGGNSMLEHCPHCNLHFEIEPGYFYAAMYVSYAFNVAEAVTLAFITYFLTGNMESPWLYLGVILGGCFLLAPLNYRYSRVILLYWLSPKIHYLPYLDADDIS, from the coding sequence ATGCTCCAAGCCAGATGCCCAAGGTGTCGTAGGGGTAAGATGTTTAAAGGTGCGATGTACAGCTTTGGTGGCAACAGTATGCTGGAGCACTGTCCTCATTGTAATTTGCACTTTGAGATTGAGCCGGGTTACTTTTATGCCGCCATGTATGTAAGTTATGCATTCAATGTTGCCGAAGCAGTAACACTCGCCTTTATTACTTACTTTTTAACAGGTAATATGGAGTCACCCTGGCTGTACTTAGGTGTGATACTGGGCGGCTGTTTTTTGCTGGCGCCACTTAATTATCGATATTCGAGAGTGATACTGCTTTACTGGCTATCTCCCAAAATACACTATTTGCCTTATTTAGATGCTGATGATATCTCCTGA
- a CDS encoding DUF2461 domain-containing protein, which translates to MLMISPDTFKFLADLAKHNQREWFQEHKDRYEKAHENIIAFAGDLIDELSKVGIGVDASLDPKKCVMRIYRDVRFSKDKTPYKTNMAIGRLTKNKVGEIGYYLQIEPGNKSFLAGGYWMPQGDHLKAIRQEIDYNAADLIRIIDAADFKKTFVDFRAQESLRTVPKGYDAENENIDLLKLKSFIAYRDLTDKELSEKDAVNMVAKLCVKLHPLNMFLANTIQ; encoded by the coding sequence ATGCTGATGATATCTCCTGATACTTTTAAATTTCTGGCCGATTTGGCAAAGCATAACCAACGCGAGTGGTTTCAGGAACATAAAGACCGTTACGAGAAAGCCCACGAAAACATAATAGCTTTTGCTGGTGATTTAATTGATGAGTTGAGTAAAGTAGGTATAGGCGTGGACGCATCGCTCGACCCCAAAAAATGTGTAATGCGCATATATCGCGATGTACGGTTTAGTAAAGATAAAACGCCTTATAAAACTAACATGGCCATTGGCAGGCTTACTAAGAATAAGGTAGGCGAGATAGGGTATTACCTGCAAATTGAGCCTGGTAACAAATCATTTTTGGCTGGCGGTTACTGGATGCCGCAGGGCGACCATTTAAAGGCTATACGCCAGGAAATTGACTATAACGCGGCCGATTTAATTCGTATTATTGACGCGGCCGATTTCAAGAAAACTTTTGTGGATTTTAGGGCGCAGGAATCATTGCGTACCGTACCTAAAGGTTATGACGCCGAAAACGAAAACATAGATCTGCTTAAACTTAAAAGCTTTATAGCTTACCGGGATTTAACCGACAAAGAGTTAAGCGAAAAGGACGCCGTTAATATGGTAGCTAAGCTATGCGTTAAACTGCATCCGCTCAACATGTTTTTAGCCAACACTATTCAGTAA
- a CDS encoding tetratricopeptide repeat protein has translation MKYFLLFIITVILQTGSLLAQDDDLQLARQFAQNGELQKASDIYQRLYKQDNETYFSLYSSNLIDLKKYDEAEGLIKKMIRKHPEEAQYAITLGKVYTEQGHRDKANAIYEDLLKKLPANPAAITALATQFYQSENADLAIKILQQGRKQLNNDQLFSIELLSLYRYKRDKPGLTEEYLNFLPGNPIYINQAQNVLATLYDSPADYDLLRTALLKRLQKDPQQLVYSSLLTWQYLQQKEYDQALNQALALSRRQTNNNGNDIFELCQTLVANEAYDAAIRGYEYLLTKNARGDELYVPAKIELVNTKSLKVTTGKYTQADLLSLEKDYTDLLNEFGRTASTAFAMQKLANLQAFKLHKLNEAQKLLEEAVNIKNLRPQLLAGCKLDLGDVYLMNNQPWEATLTYSQVEKAFAGTPIAQDANYRNAKLSYYTGDFKWAKGQLNVLKAATSQLIANDALNLSLLIGDNMVADTAGNALKIYARADLWIFKEEPAKALVTLDSIDQKYPNNSLQDDILMAKARILIQQKNFPAAIIPLKKIVIDHASDLWADDAVYMLGTLYEEHFNDKETAKTYYQKIITDYPGSVWIGDARKHFRILRGDKPDTSS, from the coding sequence TTCATCATCACCGTTATTTTACAAACCGGATCTCTGCTTGCACAAGACGATGATTTGCAGCTGGCCCGCCAATTCGCTCAAAACGGTGAGTTACAAAAAGCTTCGGACATTTACCAGCGCCTATACAAACAAGATAACGAAACCTACTTTTCGCTATACAGCAGTAACCTGATTGATCTTAAAAAATATGATGAAGCAGAAGGCCTCATCAAAAAAATGATCCGCAAACATCCGGAAGAAGCTCAATATGCTATTACGCTGGGTAAAGTATATACCGAACAAGGACACCGCGATAAAGCCAACGCTATTTACGAAGACTTACTTAAAAAGCTTCCCGCTAACCCGGCGGCCATTACCGCTTTAGCCACACAATTTTACCAGTCTGAAAACGCGGATCTTGCTATTAAAATATTGCAGCAAGGGCGCAAGCAGCTAAACAATGACCAGTTATTTTCCATCGAACTGCTCAGCCTCTACCGTTATAAAAGGGACAAACCAGGACTGACTGAAGAATACCTTAACTTTTTACCTGGCAACCCAATTTACATTAACCAGGCACAAAATGTATTGGCTACCTTGTATGATAGTCCGGCTGATTATGATCTGTTGCGTACGGCATTACTAAAACGCTTGCAGAAAGACCCGCAGCAATTGGTGTACTCCAGCCTGCTCACCTGGCAATACCTGCAGCAAAAGGAGTATGACCAGGCTTTAAACCAGGCACTGGCACTGAGCCGCAGGCAAACCAACAATAATGGTAATGATATCTTTGAGCTTTGCCAAACCCTAGTAGCTAACGAAGCCTATGATGCCGCCATCAGGGGTTATGAGTACCTGCTCACTAAAAATGCGCGCGGTGATGAGTTGTATGTGCCTGCTAAAATTGAACTGGTAAATACAAAAAGCCTGAAAGTAACTACCGGTAAGTATACCCAAGCTGATTTATTAAGTTTAGAGAAGGATTATACTGATTTACTAAACGAGTTTGGCCGCACGGCCAGTACTGCTTTTGCGATGCAAAAGCTGGCCAATTTACAAGCCTTTAAACTGCACAAACTTAACGAAGCACAAAAACTGCTGGAAGAAGCCGTTAATATCAAAAATCTTCGCCCGCAATTGCTGGCTGGCTGCAAACTGGATTTAGGCGACGTTTACTTAATGAATAACCAACCCTGGGAAGCAACACTTACCTACAGCCAGGTTGAAAAAGCCTTCGCGGGCACACCAATAGCGCAGGATGCCAATTACCGCAATGCCAAACTATCGTATTACACCGGTGATTTTAAATGGGCTAAAGGCCAGCTTAACGTACTTAAGGCTGCCACCTCGCAGCTTATTGCTAATGATGCTTTAAACCTGTCTTTGCTCATTGGCGATAATATGGTGGCCGATACGGCAGGCAATGCACTAAAAATATATGCACGTGCAGACTTATGGATTTTTAAGGAAGAACCTGCTAAAGCGCTGGTAACACTTGATAGTATTGACCAAAAATATCCAAACAACTCATTGCAGGATGATATCCTGATGGCCAAGGCACGAATTTTAATTCAGCAAAAAAACTTCCCTGCCGCCATAATTCCGTTAAAAAAAATCGTTATTGATCATGCTTCTGATTTATGGGCAGATGACGCTGTTTATATGTTGGGTACTTTGTACGAAGAGCATTTTAACGACAAAGAAACCGCCAAAACTTATTATCAGAAAATTATTACAGACTATCCCGGCAGCGTGTGGATTGGCGATGCACGGAAACATTTCAGAATATTACGCGGTGATAAACCTGATACCTCCTCTTAA
- a CDS encoding DUF4286 family protein yields MIIYNETFVIETSAEQEWLQWMQQQHIPAAMATGCFTDFKILNVLDSPNEGVTYCIQYLTNELQQYELFKEQHLHSLHVKHHQQFENRYVLFNSLMKTVN; encoded by the coding sequence ATGATTATATACAACGAGACTTTTGTTATAGAAACAAGCGCTGAGCAGGAATGGTTGCAATGGATGCAACAACAACATATACCTGCTGCCATGGCTACCGGTTGTTTTACAGACTTTAAAATATTAAACGTACTCGACTCCCCTAACGAAGGTGTGACGTACTGTATACAATATTTGACTAATGAATTGCAGCAATACGAGTTGTTTAAAGAGCAACATCTGCATAGTCTTCACGTAAAACATCACCAGCAGTTTGAAAACCGTTATGTACTTTTCAACAGCTTAATGAAAACTGTCAATTAA
- a CDS encoding DUF420 domain-containing protein: MNFSDKLVFRFVTGVSIFVFVVVVILSLKILPAPTVSPSLLYLLPKLNAFINGACSLLLIASLYCITHKQVLWHKRLNVAAFILSSLFLVSYITFHWLGHDTKFGDLNGDHEVSSTEKAAAGNIRYVYYVILLTHIVLAAAVLPLILLSFYRGLQMQIEKHKKLVRWTYPIWLYVTVTGVVVYVMISKYYNF; this comes from the coding sequence ATGAATTTTTCCGATAAGTTAGTATTCCGTTTTGTAACCGGCGTTTCCATATTTGTATTTGTAGTGGTAGTAATTCTGTCATTAAAGATATTACCTGCGCCGACCGTTTCACCATCACTTTTATATTTACTGCCGAAGTTAAATGCTTTTATAAACGGTGCCTGCAGCTTGCTGCTTATTGCATCTTTATACTGCATTACACATAAACAGGTGCTTTGGCATAAACGGTTAAATGTAGCGGCATTTATATTGTCGTCATTATTCCTGGTGTCATACATTACTTTCCATTGGTTGGGACATGATACTAAGTTTGGCGATCTAAACGGCGACCACGAGGTATCATCAACAGAAAAAGCAGCCGCGGGCAATATCCGGTATGTATATTATGTTATATTGCTGACACATATTGTTTTAGCAGCAGCCGTTTTACCCTTAATTTTGTTGAGCTTTTACAGAGGTTTGCAAATGCAGATCGAAAAGCATAAAAAGCTGGTTAGATGGACTTATCCTATTTGGCTGTATGTTACAGTAACAGGTGTAGTGGTTTACGTAATGATATCAAAGTATTATAACTTTTAA